CCTGAAGCGGATTTACAAAAATTAGATAGTGGCAAAGATGTAAAAGCTTTACAACTTGCTTTAAAGAATATTGGCTACGATATAAAAGATAATGGTGAATTTGATGATGCTACTGTATGGGCTGTTACAGACTTACAGATGCAGAAAGATTTACCTTTAACTGGTATCTATGAACAAGAAACTGCAAAAGTGGTTCGGCAACTACTTGAAGATAAATCTAGTGGTTTTGAAGCGGGTAAAGAATTGCCTGTTAAAGCAGAGCCTGTTACCACGGATAGTGGGACAAAAGTTACTGCAAATCCCCACGAACAATTAGTATTAGTAAATAAGGAAAATGCCCTACCAGCAGACTATACGCCTGTGGACTTAGTGACACCCAATGTTCGTTTTCCTTTTACTGAAGATTTACCGAAAAAACAAATGCGTAAAATTGCTGCTCCAGCGCTTGAAGAGTTATTTGCAGCTGCAGATAAGGAAGGCTTGGAGTTGTTTGCCCAGTCTGGATATCGTTCCTATGATCGGCAAACATCGATATTTGCTTCTAATGTACAATCTTTAGGTGAAGCAGAAGCAAACCAAGTAAGTGCTCGTCCAGGTGAAAGTGAACATCAAACGGGTTTAACGATGGATGTGACTAGTCCTAATGTTGATTTCCAATTAAACGAGGATTTTGGAAATACAGATGAAGGTAAATGGTTGGCAGAGAATGCGGCTGAATATGGATTTATCATTCGCTTTCCAAAGGGAAAAGAAGAAATTACACAATATCAATATGAACCATGGCATATTCGTTATGTTGGTAAGAAAGCCGCTCAAGAAATCATGAAGAATGATCTAACATTAGAGGAATATTTATCTCAAGAATAAATGTATATCCGAAAGCAGAAAAACTCCCTTCTGAAATAGAAATATAGCAGGGAGTCTTTCTTTATAATAATTAGATAGAATATTAGTAATGGAGTGTCATGCACATTTAAACTAATGCTGTGGAAGGGATTGGCCACATTGCTTGATTTTCTGCCATATCCCAGAACATATACTCAAAGTAACTTGTCTTGACAACGATATCTTCTAATAGAGCCAGCTCATGCTCTGGTTTATCTTTAGCAATAGCATTTATTAAATCAATGCAGTCGTTAGCAAGTGCTGTGAATTCATCTGAGGAATACATTTGTACCCAACTCCCATAAAATTCATGTTCCAATGCGTTTGGCCATGTTGCTAGTATTTTCCCTATATAGTTATAGCTCCAGGCACATGCGAGAACAGCAGCGATTGTATTTTCTACGCCACCTCGTTGAGAGACATTTAGCATATAACTTGTATATGCAGTCGTTGTCGCAGCTGCTTCTGTTTCTTCTAACTCTTGTGCGGTAATACTGAATTTACTTGCATAGTTACGATGCAAATCCATTTCCATATGCAATGTGCTGTGTAATAGATTGGCAAAGGTTGTCATAGTTGTTAAATCATTTGCCTTTGCACTACCTAGTGCAAACAGACGGGAATATTCGATTAAATAAACATAGTCTTGCTTCATCCAATGTTTAAACTTTTCTTTGTCCAGCCAACCTTCCCCTAGTCCCTTCACAAACGGGTGCTCCAAATATGACTTCCAAATGGGCTCCACCTTTTTCCATAAACGGTCTGTAAATAATGGTTGCACGTTTAATTCTCCTCTTCCATGTTATTATTTTAATGCTAGAGAAGTTATGGAAACAACTCACCTTTGCAGTTTTGAGGAAGATCACTTAGCTCTGTAATGAAGTGAAGCAAAAGTCATAAAAAATCCCATTCAACGATTGTAAAGAATGGGAGTGCATGCTTGACTAGCTTGTTAATCTGTTGCAAGTCATCACTTCCCTACGCTAGTGTAAACTAGATCAGGTTCAAAGGGTCAAGTTTCCTTTCTCAGCAATAAAATTGCTCCCCTAGTGAAACATATAGTATGAAACTATTTACAGGCTATTTAATCATATTTGATTAAATAGAGCAAATAAAATGAGAAAACAAGTGTTATCTTTATAGATTGATAACTTGAAATAGCCAAACTATGTTTGTGTATTTAAACAATTAAAAAAAGAGATGGGAATAGGATGTACCCCGTCGATTTTTATATTATCAGTTGCATTTTCATGTTGTTAGGGTGGTTCATTTTGGAACAAGAAATTACTCATCGTAATTTCAGGATTTAATGAATCAATTTTTAAAGGCAATAAAAATCAGTTAGCTAAAGTCGGATTATTTCAATAGGGTATGGGTGTCTTATTGATTCTTTTCCCTGTTGTGGAATATTTTTTAAACGACTGGGATTATGGATAGTTGTTGCCCGCTTATTCCCGTACCGATTGAAATATTTATAAGAATTCAATTCTTAAGTATAATTAAATGGATACTTTGCATGCTTTTGGTCTGTTAAATGGTACTCAGTTTGGGTAGGATGAGGGTAGAGTATGTAAAGGAGAGGAATATTCATGCTTTTAGAAGTAATTACAACGAATTTAACAGATGTGATTGAGGCAGAGCAGTATGGTGCAGATCGGATTGAACTTAGTCCTGCAATGGCGGAAATTGGCTTAACACCAAGCTTCGGTTTACTAAAAAATGCGGTAGAAGCTGTAAACATTCCTATGAATGTAATGGTTCGTCCACATAGTCAATCGTTCGTATATAATAAACATGATTTAGACACAATGAAAGCGGATATAGAGTTAATTAAGAAAGTTGGAGCAAATGGGATTGTTATTGGTGCATTGACGGTTAAACAGACCATTGATGAGGAAGTTTTAAAACAGTTGTTGGATGTGGCTGATGGTTTGGAAGTAACCTTCCATCGGGCGTTTGATTTTGCCCGTGATCAAGTAGAAGCATTACAATGCTTAGCAAAATATGAGCAAATTACAACGATTTTAACAGCCGGTGGTAATTATAAAGCTCCTGACGCAATTCCACAACTGCAGCAAATAATTGATTTAGCCAATGATACGCATTTATCCGTTATGGTTGGTCACGGTTTAAGGCCAGAGACATTTGCCGATGTCTATCATCAATTAAAGCCACAAGCCTTTCACTTTGGTTCAGGTGTACGAATAAATAATTCGTTTGCTCATTCGCTTGATCGTAGTAAAATACAACAAGTCAAAAGAACAATGAAAGGAAATTAGTTTTTTCAATGAAAATACCTGGGTTTTATCATTCATAAAACCCAGGCTCAAACTATTATTTCTTTGTTTTCGGGTTAAAAGCATCTTTAAATCCTTCGCCGATAAAGTTAATTGATAAAATGGTTAACGTTATTAACAAACCAGGTGGTAACCATACCCACCACAGGTTTTCGAACGTACCAGGGTCACGGGCTGCTTGTAGCATATTCCCCCAGCTTGGC
This genomic interval from Virgibacillus pantothenticus contains the following:
- a CDS encoding D-alanyl-D-alanine carboxypeptidase family protein, giving the protein MKRKHIITFIVLLLMFIFTSACTNNDKEESTHSNDEKNGETNQSLQLPEADLQKLDSGKDVKALQLALKNIGYDIKDNGEFDDATVWAVTDLQMQKDLPLTGIYEQETAKVVRQLLEDKSSGFEAGKELPVKAEPVTTDSGTKVTANPHEQLVLVNKENALPADYTPVDLVTPNVRFPFTEDLPKKQMRKIAAPALEELFAAADKEGLELFAQSGYRSYDRQTSIFASNVQSLGEAEANQVSARPGESEHQTGLTMDVTSPNVDFQLNEDFGNTDEGKWLAENAAEYGFIIRFPKGKEEITQYQYEPWHIRYVGKKAAQEIMKNDLTLEEYLSQE
- the tenA gene encoding thiaminase II; the encoded protein is MQPLFTDRLWKKVEPIWKSYLEHPFVKGLGEGWLDKEKFKHWMKQDYVYLIEYSRLFALGSAKANDLTTMTTFANLLHSTLHMEMDLHRNYASKFSITAQELEETEAAATTTAYTSYMLNVSQRGGVENTIAAVLACAWSYNYIGKILATWPNALEHEFYGSWVQMYSSDEFTALANDCIDLINAIAKDKPEHELALLEDIVVKTSYFEYMFWDMAENQAMWPIPSTALV
- a CDS encoding copper homeostasis protein CutC gives rise to the protein MLLEVITTNLTDVIEAEQYGADRIELSPAMAEIGLTPSFGLLKNAVEAVNIPMNVMVRPHSQSFVYNKHDLDTMKADIELIKKVGANGIVIGALTVKQTIDEEVLKQLLDVADGLEVTFHRAFDFARDQVEALQCLAKYEQITTILTAGGNYKAPDAIPQLQQIIDLANDTHLSVMVGHGLRPETFADVYHQLKPQAFHFGSGVRINNSFAHSLDRSKIQQVKRTMKGN